A region from the Halosolutus gelatinilyticus genome encodes:
- a CDS encoding helix-turn-helix domain-containing protein: protein MPRVRLKLKPPFERLARFSSDRPNDEFRILSARPTDEGLLSVLEAEVSDPDAIVRHFDESPDMRSYEVLQIDRGALMIQYVLSEPEPHRVARLAGTLAEFPLIVRDGWIFVELTTSHERLSEFTSGLEAADIAFEILSITQSIDVMDLLTDRQWQFTTEAIERGYYDSPRECSVVDLAEALDVSQSTASGILHRAEGRVIKQFVGRSPLG from the coding sequence ATGCCTCGAGTGCGGTTGAAACTCAAACCTCCCTTCGAACGATTGGCTCGGTTCTCGAGCGACCGCCCGAACGACGAGTTCCGAATCCTGTCCGCTCGACCCACGGACGAGGGGCTGCTTTCGGTCCTGGAAGCGGAAGTTTCGGACCCGGACGCCATCGTCCGTCACTTCGACGAATCCCCCGACATGCGGTCGTACGAGGTCCTCCAGATCGACCGCGGGGCACTGATGATCCAATACGTGCTCTCGGAGCCGGAGCCGCATCGCGTGGCGCGGTTGGCGGGGACGCTGGCGGAATTTCCCCTGATCGTTCGAGACGGCTGGATTTTCGTGGAACTAACAACCTCGCACGAACGACTCTCGGAGTTCACGAGCGGGCTGGAGGCCGCCGACATCGCGTTCGAGATACTCTCGATCACCCAGTCGATCGACGTGATGGATCTGCTTACGGATCGGCAGTGGCAGTTCACCACCGAGGCGATCGAGCGAGGGTACTACGACAGTCCGCGCGAGTGTTCGGTCGTCGATCTCGCGGAGGCGTTGGACGTCAGCCAGTCGACGGCCAGTGGCATCCTCCACCGGGCCGAAGGGCGGGTCATCAAGCAGTTCGTCGGCAGATCGCCGCTCGGCTGA
- a CDS encoding DUF447 domain-containing protein, with amino-acid sequence MNGDESDSNPGSEERAEWPVSLSGVTETVVTTLGPNGLWNAAALGLFAGDPVTARTWGNTRTRRNFHRQGEAYVQFTTDPGDFADAALSIYELEEPVLPSADAWVRVDVERVDSGTEGETEWEEWTLEPREAEVLDERVPTVDRGFGAVVEATVAASRLGVEGYDDERLRDRLEHCAAIVDRAGGPREREALDRVREHAEW; translated from the coding sequence ATGAACGGCGACGAGAGCGATTCGAACCCCGGAAGCGAGGAACGAGCTGAGTGGCCCGTCTCGCTGTCGGGCGTCACCGAGACGGTCGTGACGACGCTCGGCCCGAACGGACTGTGGAACGCCGCCGCGCTCGGGCTGTTCGCCGGCGATCCGGTCACCGCACGGACCTGGGGGAACACCCGAACGCGGCGCAACTTCCACCGCCAGGGCGAGGCGTACGTGCAGTTTACGACCGATCCCGGCGACTTCGCCGACGCCGCGCTGTCGATCTACGAGCTCGAGGAGCCGGTCCTGCCGTCCGCGGACGCGTGGGTTCGCGTCGACGTCGAACGGGTCGACTCGGGGACGGAAGGCGAGACGGAGTGGGAGGAGTGGACGCTCGAGCCCCGCGAGGCCGAGGTTCTGGACGAACGCGTGCCGACCGTCGATCGCGGCTTCGGCGCGGTCGTCGAAGCGACCGTCGCCGCCTCCCGCCTCGGCGTCGAAGGCTACGACGACGAACGACTCCGGGACCGCCTCGAGCACTGTGCGGCGATCGTCGATCGGGCCGGCGGGCCGCGGGAGCGCGAGGCGCTCGATCGCGTTCGCGAGCACGCGGAGTGGTGA
- a CDS encoding potassium channel family protein codes for MRYLIIVGAGDIGGPLIDIATRSGAEVVVVERNPAKANYVADEYDCLILNADATIKNTLEDAGADRADAIITTTDKDATNIMVCLLAKQFDVPSIVSVVHDPEHMALYKQIDVNLMENPQQLIAEHLFRAVDLPSIVDYLRIGKEAEVFEIVVDEGAPIANRTIDEAAREGIIPSDVLIVAIEREGDDRPITPRGNVTIHPGDLLTVYSAFGAEPRLTGVFSDDDR; via the coding sequence ATGAGGTACCTCATCATCGTCGGGGCGGGCGATATCGGCGGTCCGCTCATCGACATCGCGACGCGATCGGGAGCCGAAGTGGTAGTCGTCGAACGGAATCCGGCGAAGGCGAACTACGTCGCCGACGAGTATGACTGTCTGATCCTCAACGCGGACGCAACGATCAAAAATACGCTCGAGGACGCCGGCGCCGATCGGGCCGACGCCATCATCACGACGACCGACAAGGACGCGACGAACATCATGGTCTGTCTGCTCGCCAAGCAGTTCGACGTCCCGAGCATCGTGTCGGTCGTTCACGACCCCGAGCACATGGCGCTCTATAAGCAGATCGACGTGAACCTCATGGAGAACCCGCAGCAGCTGATCGCGGAACACCTGTTTCGGGCGGTCGATCTGCCGTCGATCGTCGACTACCTGCGGATCGGCAAGGAGGCGGAAGTGTTCGAGATCGTCGTCGACGAGGGCGCCCCCATCGCGAACAGGACGATCGACGAGGCGGCCAGGGAGGGGATCATCCCGAGCGACGTGCTGATCGTCGCGATCGAACGCGAGGGGGACGATCGACCGATCACGCCTCGCGGAAACGTCACGATACACCCCGGCGATCTCCTGACCGTGTACTCGGCGTTCGGCGCCGAACCCCGATTGACGGGCGTGTTTAGCGACGACGATCGGTGA
- a CDS encoding TrkH family potassium uptake protein: MKAAREAIARDIGRILQALAGLMFVSVLVPLVWGEYYAVPVMIASGTVPFALGRVLSTRFRAAVELEKRHGMIVAALGWFFVAIFGALPFFLLAWTVELAPASLSTPPQTTTLAAFTDPLNAVFESMSGFTGTGLTMTDDEAVLPRTLQWWRSFTQWVGGVGVIVLTTAILARPGSGSLTLYESEARTEKIHPSIVSTVRTIWWIFILFTLLSIMLLWLAGMGPWGAINHAMTGLSTGGFSITDESIASYDSVAIDFALLPVMILGSIAFSIHYLILQGQLNNFYDDLQTRWIFIYMTAGSIVVWAIVYGYGTYDSPFEALRYGLFQFVSAATCTGFQTAVDETNVALGRWPVQAQLTISIGMVIGAAAGSTVGGIKLIRALTLLKGVRYRITDVFYPPTAVRRLQIDGRRLDETAASREVEEAAIVTFLWITFLVLGVLVLLTVLPAGEYPLENVILEVASTQGNVGLSTGITGSETLPALGKVMFLFNMWIGRLEIVPVLVALRALFRRGGLYE, encoded by the coding sequence ATGAAGGCAGCGAGGGAGGCGATCGCACGAGATATCGGCCGCATTCTCCAGGCACTGGCCGGACTGATGTTCGTCTCGGTTCTCGTTCCGCTCGTCTGGGGCGAGTACTACGCCGTCCCGGTCATGATCGCGTCCGGAACGGTTCCGTTCGCGCTGGGCCGGGTCCTCTCGACGAGGTTTCGGGCGGCCGTCGAACTCGAAAAACGCCACGGGATGATCGTCGCCGCGCTCGGCTGGTTCTTCGTCGCGATCTTCGGCGCGCTGCCGTTTTTCCTGCTGGCCTGGACGGTCGAACTCGCGCCGGCGTCGCTCTCGACCCCGCCGCAAACGACGACGCTCGCCGCCTTCACCGATCCGCTCAACGCGGTGTTCGAGAGTATGAGCGGCTTTACCGGCACGGGGTTGACGATGACCGACGACGAGGCGGTCCTTCCGCGGACCCTCCAGTGGTGGCGGTCGTTCACCCAGTGGGTGGGCGGCGTCGGCGTCATCGTCCTCACGACGGCGATCCTCGCGCGCCCCGGAAGCGGATCGCTGACGCTCTACGAGAGCGAAGCGCGCACCGAGAAGATCCACCCGAGCATCGTCTCGACCGTCCGGACGATCTGGTGGATCTTCATCCTCTTTACGCTCCTCTCGATCATGCTGCTGTGGCTCGCCGGGATGGGGCCGTGGGGCGCGATCAACCACGCGATGACCGGGCTCTCGACCGGCGGCTTCTCGATCACGGACGAGTCCATCGCCAGCTACGACAGCGTCGCGATCGATTTCGCGCTGCTTCCCGTGATGATCCTGGGGAGCATCGCGTTCTCGATTCACTACCTGATTCTACAGGGCCAGCTGAACAACTTCTACGACGACCTCCAGACCCGGTGGATATTCATCTACATGACCGCGGGTTCGATCGTCGTCTGGGCGATCGTCTACGGCTACGGCACGTACGACTCGCCGTTCGAAGCCCTCAGGTACGGCCTCTTTCAGTTCGTCTCCGCGGCCACGTGCACCGGCTTTCAGACGGCCGTCGACGAGACCAACGTCGCGCTCGGCCGGTGGCCGGTCCAGGCGCAGCTGACGATCTCGATCGGGATGGTGATCGGGGCCGCCGCCGGCTCGACGGTGGGCGGAATCAAGCTGATTCGAGCGCTCACCCTCCTTAAGGGCGTCCGGTATCGGATCACGGACGTGTTCTATCCGCCGACCGCCGTCCGCCGATTGCAGATCGACGGTCGCCGGCTCGACGAGACAGCGGCGAGCCGCGAGGTCGAAGAGGCCGCGATCGTCACCTTCCTTTGGATCACCTTCCTCGTCCTGGGCGTGCTCGTCCTGCTCACCGTCCTCCCTGCCGGCGAGTATCCGCTCGAAAACGTCATCCTCGAGGTGGCGAGCACGCAGGGCAACGTCGGGCTGTCGACGGGGATCACCGGATCGGAGACGTTACCGGCTCTCGGCAAAGTGATGTTCCTGTTCAACATGTGGATCGGACGGCTCGAAATCGTCCCGGTCCTGGTCGCGTTGCGGGCGCTGTTCCGCCGCGGAGGGCTGTACGAATGA
- a CDS encoding TrmB family transcriptional regulator: MPTEEQAVQFLESLGLTEYEARCFVALSRVPMATASQIANLSDVPRSRVYDAVDRLHRRGLVDVQQSEPRKYRAISSDAALESLKERYEASLDAAAEALSNLHRSKELEEKGAWAIADHEHVTDRIRSFLDEATDEVYVLVVADEAVDREFKADLASVTDGVTTLIEVPSRESKAELDDAVPAADVVVTDLADDPAMIEEKRLGRIIMVDRRSVLLGALTIGPRPGRYDETAIWASGPDHGLVVGLRHILGARIDDQNVFE; the protein is encoded by the coding sequence ATGCCCACCGAGGAGCAAGCGGTCCAATTTCTCGAAAGTCTCGGGCTGACCGAGTACGAGGCTCGCTGTTTCGTCGCGCTCAGCCGAGTCCCGATGGCGACCGCGTCCCAGATCGCGAACCTCTCGGACGTGCCCAGATCTCGGGTCTACGACGCGGTCGATCGCCTGCACAGGCGCGGACTCGTGGACGTCCAGCAGTCGGAGCCGCGAAAGTACCGCGCGATCTCCTCGGACGCTGCCCTCGAGTCGCTCAAAGAGCGATACGAAGCGTCGCTCGACGCGGCCGCGGAGGCGCTCTCGAACCTGCACCGATCGAAGGAACTCGAGGAGAAAGGCGCCTGGGCGATCGCGGACCACGAGCACGTCACCGACCGCATCAGGAGCTTTCTCGACGAGGCGACGGACGAGGTCTACGTCCTCGTCGTCGCCGACGAGGCCGTCGATCGGGAGTTCAAAGCCGACCTCGCCTCGGTTACGGACGGCGTGACGACGCTGATCGAAGTCCCGTCCCGGGAGAGCAAAGCGGAGCTCGACGACGCCGTTCCGGCGGCCGACGTGGTGGTCACCGACCTCGCGGACGATCCGGCGATGATCGAGGAGAAGCGGCTCGGACGGATCATCATGGTCGATCGGCGATCGGTGCTGCTCGGTGCTCTGACGATAGGACCGCGACCCGGACGGTACGACGAGACGGCGATCTGGGCTAGCGGTCCCGATCACGGACTGGTCGTCGGACTTCGCCACATCCTCGGCGCCCGGATCGACGACCAGAACGTCTTCGAGTGA
- a CDS encoding sensor histidine kinase gives MIAICETAYSVVIGQPLLDASVDFLLISLPGALFLYVGGWLGDTDIEPDLYVRIVSWSLAGVGVMFTFLLLRAIHPAPEYSFSWTTRAVALSIGSVAGLAIGIHDARAITRERELDRRNEELRRIRADLENAVIELEASNERLDSFASTASHDLQEPLRMISQYLQLIDDRYAADLDEDGREFLAFAVDGADRMRAMVDDLLAYSRVDSQGEPLGPVDLNAVLDDVQRDLQVSIEEHNAEIVAEELPCVRGDAGQLRQVFQNLLSNAIEYSGDAPPRITVSARRRADEWVLSVTDEGIGIEPDDQRRIFDLFQRLHAIDDHAGSGIGLALCKRIVERHGGEIWVESEPGDGSTFSFTVSSCPEQSTPAQKTPSG, from the coding sequence GTGATCGCAATCTGCGAGACGGCGTACTCCGTGGTGATCGGACAGCCCCTCCTGGACGCGTCGGTCGATTTTCTGTTGATCAGTCTCCCCGGTGCCCTGTTTCTGTACGTCGGCGGGTGGCTCGGCGACACGGACATCGAGCCCGATCTGTACGTTCGAATCGTATCGTGGAGCCTCGCGGGCGTCGGCGTGATGTTTACGTTCCTCCTGCTCCGGGCGATCCACCCCGCCCCCGAGTACTCGTTCTCGTGGACGACGCGAGCGGTCGCCCTTTCGATCGGCTCGGTTGCCGGACTCGCGATCGGGATCCACGACGCCCGAGCGATCACCCGCGAGCGGGAGCTCGACCGCCGGAACGAAGAGCTGAGGCGGATCCGGGCCGACCTCGAGAACGCGGTCATCGAGCTGGAGGCGTCGAACGAACGGCTCGACTCCTTCGCGTCGACCGCTTCGCACGACCTGCAGGAGCCGCTGCGGATGATCTCGCAGTACCTGCAACTCATCGACGATCGGTACGCGGCGGATCTGGACGAAGACGGCCGCGAGTTCCTCGCGTTCGCCGTCGACGGGGCCGATCGAATGCGGGCGATGGTCGACGACCTGCTCGCGTACTCGCGAGTCGACTCCCAGGGCGAGCCCCTCGGCCCGGTCGATCTCAACGCGGTCCTCGACGACGTACAGCGCGATCTGCAGGTGTCCATCGAAGAACACAACGCGGAGATCGTCGCGGAGGAACTCCCCTGCGTTCGCGGGGACGCCGGGCAGCTCCGACAGGTGTTTCAGAACTTGCTGTCGAACGCGATCGAATACAGCGGCGACGCGCCGCCTCGAATCACCGTGTCGGCGCGACGGCGCGCGGACGAGTGGGTTCTCTCGGTCACCGACGAGGGGATCGGCATCGAACCCGACGATCAACGGCGTATCTTCGACCTCTTTCAGCGGTTGCACGCGATCGACGATCACGCCGGCTCCGGGATCGGGCTCGCGCTGTGTAAACGGATCGTCGAACGACACGGCGGCGAGATCTGGGTCGAGTCCGAACCGGGTGACGGCTCGACGTTTTCCTTCACGGTGAGTTCGTGTCCGGAACAGTCGACGCCGGCGCAGAAGACTCCCTCAGGGTAG
- a CDS encoding universal stress protein, whose amino-acid sequence MSSHLLQRIVVPIANESDAKTTCRALSAHLGDSDVLIHVVNVIEKGGGAPDKAPLAAMEEQADEIFEFVENYFGTTAYDVETERRYGTDVVEEIVAAAAEADATAIAFVPRPGGRLSSLLSGNLSSQLTRAGQVPVIVLPAEVDAE is encoded by the coding sequence ATGTCCTCGCACTTGCTCCAGCGGATCGTCGTTCCGATCGCGAACGAGTCGGACGCGAAAACGACGTGCCGGGCGCTGTCCGCCCACCTCGGCGACAGCGACGTGCTTATCCACGTCGTAAACGTCATCGAGAAAGGCGGCGGCGCGCCGGACAAGGCGCCGCTGGCGGCGATGGAGGAGCAAGCGGACGAGATCTTCGAATTCGTCGAGAACTACTTCGGGACGACCGCGTACGACGTCGAGACCGAACGCCGCTACGGCACGGACGTCGTCGAGGAGATCGTCGCGGCCGCGGCCGAGGCCGACGCGACGGCGATCGCGTTCGTTCCACGACCGGGCGGCCGACTCTCGTCGCTTCTGAGCGGGAACCTGTCCAGCCAGCTCACAAGGGCCGGTCAGGTCCCCGTGATCGTGCTCCCGGCGGAGGTCGACGCCGAATAA
- a CDS encoding 30S ribosomal protein S17e gives MAIKPAYVKKTGNILLEKYPTAFTTDFEQNKESVEKLTNVESKGVRNRIAGYVTRKKGGEASA, from the coding sequence ATGGCAATCAAGCCGGCCTACGTCAAGAAGACCGGGAACATCCTCCTGGAGAAGTATCCGACCGCCTTCACGACCGACTTCGAGCAGAACAAAGAGAGCGTCGAGAAGCTCACCAACGTCGAGTCGAAGGGCGTCCGGAACCGGATCGCGGGCTACGTCACGCGAAAGAAAGGCGGCGAAGCGTCGGCGTAA
- a CDS encoding DUF7344 domain-containing protein translates to MIPSLTDPESLTSFGGFSASETGSALDLLANRRRRSVLRLLRDRPNPVSLADLAERVAIEEREADGEISGVQGAVPTADLRRVEISLRHAHVPTLADAGAVAFDTDENVVSLTDEGRTLLDRSTLILGPNNASTTPTTLR, encoded by the coding sequence ATGATTCCTTCGCTTACCGATCCCGAGAGCTTGACGTCGTTCGGCGGTTTCTCCGCGAGCGAGACCGGTTCGGCGCTCGATCTCCTCGCCAACCGGCGGCGGCGGTCGGTGCTGCGATTGCTCCGCGATCGGCCGAACCCCGTTTCGCTGGCCGACCTCGCGGAACGCGTGGCGATCGAGGAACGCGAGGCGGACGGGGAGATCTCCGGCGTCCAAGGGGCCGTCCCGACGGCCGACCTGCGGCGAGTCGAGATCTCGCTGCGCCACGCCCACGTCCCGACGCTCGCGGACGCCGGTGCCGTAGCGTTCGACACGGACGAAAACGTCGTCTCCCTGACCGACGAGGGCCGCACGCTGCTGGACCGGTCGACCCTCATTCTCGGGCCAAACAATGCAAGCACCACCCCCACGACACTCCGTTGA
- a CDS encoding triphosphoribosyl-dephospho-CoA synthase, which translates to MDDPARNAELALLLEVAGTPKPGNVDRRRDLDDLRFEHFLAGAVGAREGLDLAADGAAIGPAFERAIEGMAAHGENSQFGALLLLVPLVRAAREDLSQPVVESVVEGTTVADAAAFYRAFEHVDVFVGDPPADMEPLDVRRGADAVPALEERGLTLRGVMDRSVPGDDVAREWVRGFDRSFAAAERLADADGPPTDRAAAVFLSLLAERPDTLVAKRHGEAVAAEVTDRAAALADRDALETEPGAVEAFAEELVDRGVNPGTTADLTAAGLFIALEHGAVGI; encoded by the coding sequence ATGGACGACCCCGCGCGGAACGCGGAACTCGCACTCCTGCTCGAGGTCGCGGGGACCCCCAAGCCGGGGAACGTCGATCGGCGCCGGGACCTCGACGACCTCCGGTTCGAGCACTTTCTCGCCGGCGCCGTCGGCGCGCGCGAAGGGCTCGACCTGGCGGCCGACGGCGCCGCGATCGGCCCCGCGTTCGAACGCGCGATCGAGGGAATGGCCGCGCACGGGGAGAACAGCCAGTTCGGGGCGCTCCTCCTGCTCGTTCCCCTCGTCCGAGCCGCTCGCGAGGACCTCTCCCAGCCCGTCGTCGAGTCCGTCGTCGAGGGGACGACCGTCGCCGACGCGGCCGCCTTCTACCGCGCGTTCGAGCACGTCGACGTCTTCGTCGGCGACCCGCCGGCGGACATGGAGCCGCTGGACGTGCGCCGCGGTGCCGACGCCGTCCCCGCGCTGGAAGAGCGCGGGTTGACGCTGCGCGGCGTGATGGACCGCAGCGTCCCCGGCGACGACGTCGCCCGCGAGTGGGTCCGGGGCTTCGATCGCTCGTTCGCCGCCGCCGAGCGGCTCGCCGACGCCGACGGCCCGCCGACCGATCGGGCCGCGGCCGTCTTCCTCTCGCTGCTCGCGGAGCGACCCGACACGCTCGTCGCGAAGCGCCACGGCGAGGCCGTCGCGGCCGAGGTGACCGACCGGGCCGCCGCCCTCGCCGATCGCGACGCCCTCGAAACGGAGCCCGGCGCCGTCGAGGCCTTTGCCGAGGAACTCGTCGATCGCGGCGTCAACCCGGGGACGACGGCGGATCTGACCGCGGCCGGGCTGTTCATCGCGCTGGAACATGGGGCGGTCGGGATATGA
- a CDS encoding amino acid permease: MNADEELAKDLGPIAALTIGVGTMIGAGIFVLPGSAVGELGPLAALAFVIGGAIALLTALSASELGTAMPVSGGAYYYVNQGLGPLFGSIAGWGNWIGLAFASAFYMYGFGEYVNQFVSVSSLAIGPVGLESAQLIGLVGAAFFITVNYVGAKETGLLQNLIVIILVGILSVFTLFGLLDANVETLRPIDPFGWGELLPVTGIIFVSYLGFVQITSVGEEIQDPGRNLPRAVIGSVVIVTAMYALILLAILAAVETDVVANNETAVVDVARLLMGPVGAAALLFGGLLATASSANASILASSRINFAMGRDKLVTPKINEVHPRFATPYRAIAITGGLILLFIVAGNLELLATAGSVLHLIVYGLLNLALIVFREADPEGYDPDFEVPFYPVTPILGAVCSFALIAFIEPFVILLSIGFVAFAAIWYLGYARSQVEVPGVLAQYVLRRSEELPDFAVSATTAVQPGEGDYRVMVPLANPAHEKHLITLASAIADQHDGTVVAVNIVQVPNQTSLAAAREQEEHDAAAHLLDQARADAETHGVDVETHAVLSHRGIEEVFDAARRYGADTCVMGWGPNSHRSPGRAETAIDELAHSLPCDFLVFRDRGFDPARILLPTAGGPDSELAATIARTLRDQYRADVTLFHVAENGDRENGERFLRSWAAEHGLGDATLSVETGDVQRRIADAASDATLLIIGATEKGLLSRLVRRTLVLDVLEDVDCSVLLAEKRHERSLRERIFGTKSRSADRSEIGVTPEPSTPDPTEIEEEPP; encoded by the coding sequence GTGAACGCTGACGAAGAACTCGCGAAGGACCTCGGTCCGATCGCCGCGCTGACGATCGGCGTCGGCACGATGATCGGCGCCGGCATCTTCGTCCTGCCGGGCTCCGCCGTCGGAGAACTGGGACCGCTGGCGGCGCTGGCGTTCGTGATCGGCGGGGCGATCGCCCTGCTCACCGCGCTCTCGGCGTCCGAACTCGGTACCGCGATGCCCGTTTCGGGGGGCGCCTACTACTACGTGAATCAGGGACTCGGTCCCCTGTTCGGCTCGATCGCCGGCTGGGGCAACTGGATCGGGCTCGCGTTCGCCTCGGCGTTTTACATGTACGGCTTCGGCGAGTACGTCAATCAGTTCGTGAGCGTATCGTCGCTGGCGATCGGTCCCGTCGGCCTCGAGTCCGCCCAGTTGATCGGGCTGGTCGGCGCCGCGTTCTTCATCACCGTTAACTACGTCGGTGCCAAGGAAACTGGGTTGTTACAGAACCTCATTGTCATCATCCTGGTCGGCATTCTCTCCGTCTTCACGTTGTTCGGTCTGCTAGACGCGAATGTGGAGACGCTCCGCCCGATTGATCCGTTCGGCTGGGGGGAGTTGCTCCCGGTGACCGGGATCATATTCGTCTCGTATCTCGGCTTCGTCCAGATCACGTCCGTCGGCGAGGAGATTCAGGACCCCGGCCGAAACCTCCCCCGAGCGGTCATCGGGAGCGTCGTCATCGTCACGGCGATGTACGCGCTGATTCTGCTCGCCATACTTGCGGCAGTCGAAACCGACGTCGTGGCGAACAACGAGACCGCAGTTGTCGACGTCGCGCGGCTGTTGATGGGGCCGGTCGGCGCCGCGGCGCTACTGTTTGGCGGCCTGCTGGCGACCGCCTCGTCGGCGAACGCGTCGATCCTCGCGTCCTCGCGGATCAATTTCGCGATGGGCCGGGACAAACTCGTCACGCCGAAGATCAACGAGGTCCACCCGCGGTTCGCGACGCCCTATCGTGCGATCGCGATCACCGGCGGACTCATCCTCCTGTTCATCGTGGCCGGTAACCTGGAACTGCTGGCGACCGCTGGGAGCGTGCTCCACCTCATCGTCTACGGGCTGTTGAACCTCGCGTTGATCGTCTTCCGCGAGGCCGATCCCGAGGGGTACGATCCCGACTTCGAGGTTCCGTTCTATCCCGTAACCCCGATTCTCGGCGCGGTGTGTTCGTTCGCGTTGATCGCATTCATCGAGCCGTTCGTGATCCTGCTGTCGATCGGATTCGTCGCCTTCGCCGCGATCTGGTATCTCGGCTACGCCCGCTCGCAGGTCGAGGTGCCGGGCGTTCTCGCGCAGTACGTTCTCAGGCGGTCCGAGGAGTTGCCGGACTTCGCGGTCTCCGCGACGACGGCCGTCCAACCCGGCGAGGGCGATTACCGCGTGATGGTTCCGCTGGCCAACCCGGCTCACGAGAAACACCTCATCACGCTTGCGTCGGCGATCGCCGACCAGCACGACGGGACGGTCGTCGCCGTCAACATCGTGCAGGTTCCCAACCAGACGTCGCTTGCGGCCGCGCGCGAGCAGGAGGAGCACGACGCGGCCGCGCACCTGCTCGACCAGGCGCGCGCGGACGCCGAGACACACGGCGTCGACGTCGAAACGCACGCGGTCCTCTCCCACCGCGGCATCGAAGAAGTGTTCGACGCGGCGCGGCGGTACGGCGCGGACACCTGCGTCATGGGATGGGGGCCGAACTCGCACCGATCGCCGGGCCGCGCCGAAACCGCGATCGACGAACTCGCCCACTCGCTGCCCTGTGACTTCCTGGTCTTTCGGGACCGAGGGTTCGACCCCGCTCGGATCCTCCTCCCGACCGCCGGCGGTCCCGATTCGGAGCTCGCGGCGACGATCGCGCGCACCCTCCGGGATCAGTACCGCGCCGACGTAACGCTGTTCCACGTCGCCGAGAACGGAGACCGCGAGAACGGCGAGCGGTTCCTCCGATCGTGGGCCGCGGAACACGGCCTCGGGGACGCGACGCTCAGCGTCGAAACGGGGGACGTCCAGCGGCGGATCGCGGATGCCGCTTCGGACGCGACGCTCCTGATCATCGGGGCCACGGAGAAGGGGCTGCTCTCGCGGCTCGTCCGCAGGACGCTCGTCCTCGACGTCCTCGAAGACGTCGACTGTTCGGTGCTGCTCGCGGAGAAACGCCACGAGCGGAGCCTTCGCGAACGGATCTTCGGAACGAAATCTCGATCGGCCGACCGGTCCGAGATCGGCGTCACGCCCGAACCGTCGACCCCCGATCCGACGGAGATCGAAGAGGAACCGCCGTGA
- the asd gene encoding aspartate-semialdehyde dehydrogenase, translating to MAVRVGVLGATGAVGQRLIQLLDPHPDFEIAALTASDSSAGKTYRQAAKWRVDSPIPADVADMTVTATDPDDVPGDVDLLFSSLPSSVGATVEPPFCEAGYVVSSNSSNSRMAEDVPLIIPEVNAEHLDLLEVQRDERGWDGALVKNPNCSTITFVPTLAALAEFGLERVHVATLQAVSGAGYDGVTSMEIIDNAIPYIGSEEDKLETESRKLLGEFDGASLSHDGVEVAASCNRIPTIDGHLENVWVETAEDLAPEDAAAAMREYPSLDLRSSPDPLIHVFDDPDRPQPRMDRTLGDGMAIAAGGLRESTFGLQYNCLAHNTIRGAAGASVLNGELLLENGYL from the coding sequence ATGGCAGTACGAGTAGGCGTACTCGGCGCAACCGGTGCCGTCGGACAACGACTCATTCAGCTTCTCGACCCGCATCCCGACTTCGAAATCGCGGCGCTGACCGCGAGCGACTCGAGCGCGGGCAAGACGTACCGACAGGCGGCCAAGTGGCGCGTCGACAGTCCGATTCCGGCCGACGTCGCCGACATGACCGTCACCGCGACCGACCCCGACGATGTCCCCGGCGACGTCGATCTACTGTTCTCCTCGCTTCCCTCAAGCGTCGGCGCGACGGTCGAACCGCCGTTCTGCGAGGCGGGCTACGTCGTCTCGTCGAACTCCTCGAACAGCCGAATGGCCGAGGACGTTCCCCTGATCATCCCGGAGGTCAACGCCGAACACCTCGATCTGCTGGAGGTCCAACGCGACGAGCGCGGCTGGGACGGCGCGCTGGTCAAGAACCCTAACTGCTCGACGATCACGTTCGTTCCGACGCTGGCCGCTCTCGCCGAGTTCGGCCTCGAGAGGGTCCACGTCGCGACCCTTCAGGCCGTCTCCGGCGCCGGCTACGACGGCGTCACCTCGATGGAGATCATCGACAACGCCATCCCCTACATCGGCAGCGAGGAGGACAAACTCGAGACCGAGTCGCGCAAGCTGCTCGGCGAGTTCGACGGGGCCTCCCTGTCGCACGACGGCGTCGAGGTCGCCGCCTCCTGTAACCGCATCCCGACGATCGACGGCCACCTCGAGAACGTCTGGGTCGAAACCGCAGAGGATCTCGCGCCCGAAGACGCGGCCGCGGCCATGCGGGAGTACCCGTCGCTCGACCTGCGCTCCTCGCCGGACCCGCTCATTCACGTCTTCGACGACCCCGATCGGCCACAACCCCGCATGGACCGCACGCTCGGCGACGGCATGGCGATCGCCGCCGGCGGCCTGCGCGAGTCCACGTTCGGACTGCAGTACAACTGCCTCGCGCACAACACGATCCGCGGCGCCGCCGGCGCGAGCGTGCTGAACGGCGAATTGCTGCTCGAAAACGGCTACCTCTAG